A stretch of the Streptococcus suis genome encodes the following:
- a CDS encoding amino acid ABC transporter substrate-binding protein — MTKKKWAITGGVAIAVIAATIIGRQLIGKSESASNTTASSTSDGVITLKVAHTQSYAPYDFINEKGESDGFEVAVLKAIDEKLDAYQFEYVGTSDEDLLIGLESGKYDIGTKGAWYTAERAEKFIIPENAIGASIIGFTIRKEDSSKYTDIDSFAVAGGKLVPISPQNAQYNVIQEYNKDSSTPIKLAESESFTVADAYAWVLEGRYDAFFDIKLSFEKAVTNEDGAYHQYADKLTWFPYKGIETYPLIHKSSTNEEFAKAYDEAIQELQEDGTISKLSTEYFGEDVFSYVTK; from the coding sequence ATGACAAAGAAAAAATGGGCAATTACAGGTGGTGTGGCTATTGCAGTAATTGCAGCAACAATCATAGGTAGACAATTAATAGGTAAGTCCGAAAGTGCATCGAATACAACAGCTAGTAGTACTAGTGATGGTGTCATTACATTAAAAGTAGCACATACACAGAGTTATGCTCCGTATGATTTTATTAATGAAAAAGGTGAAAGTGATGGATTTGAAGTTGCAGTACTAAAAGCAATAGATGAGAAACTGGATGCCTATCAATTTGAGTATGTTGGAACGAGTGATGAAGATCTGTTAATTGGTCTTGAATCAGGTAAGTATGATATTGGTACAAAGGGGGCGTGGTATACTGCTGAACGTGCTGAAAAATTTATCATTCCTGAAAATGCTATTGGAGCAAGTATTATTGGATTCACAATTCGTAAAGAAGATAGTTCTAAGTACACAGATATTGACTCTTTTGCAGTAGCAGGTGGAAAATTAGTTCCAATTTCACCGCAGAATGCCCAATACAATGTTATTCAAGAATATAATAAGGATTCATCAACTCCGATAAAGTTGGCAGAATCTGAAAGTTTCACAGTTGCGGATGCATATGCCTGGGTATTGGAAGGACGCTATGATGCATTTTTTGATATCAAACTTTCATTTGAAAAGGCAGTGACAAATGAAGATGGGGCTTACCATCAATATGCAGACAAGCTTACATGGTTCCCGTATAAGGGAATTGAAACCTACCCACTCATTCACAAGTCGTCTACAAACGAGGAATTCGCTAAAGCGTATGATGAGGCGATTCAAGAATTGCAAGAAGATGGAACAATTTCGAAATTGTCAACAGAGTATTTTGGAGAGGATGTCTTCTCATACGTAACGAAGTAA
- a CDS encoding amino acid ABC transporter ATP-binding protein: protein MLEVKNIEKSFGDKKVLDGVSLRVDQGDVVVILGPSGSGKTTFLRTLNYLEKADAGKLTLDEKNYDLAKISRKEVLEIRQKTAFVFQNYNLFANKTAIENILEGLVIARKIPKAEALEIAEKALAKVGLSDKRDSYPSQLSGGQQQRIGIARAIAVKPHVILFDEPTSALDPELIGDVLSVMKELAQEGITMVVVTHEMSFARDVANHVIFMEGGHIIEEGEPKQFFARPKEERTKQFLTRIIPELNIDPVI from the coding sequence ATGTTAGAAGTTAAAAATATTGAGAAATCCTTTGGTGATAAAAAGGTTTTGGATGGTGTTAGTTTAAGGGTTGATCAGGGAGATGTCGTTGTCATTCTCGGTCCATCTGGTTCTGGAAAGACTACCTTTTTGAGGACGCTTAACTACTTGGAGAAGGCTGACGCAGGGAAATTGACTCTGGATGAAAAAAACTATGATTTGGCCAAAATCAGCCGAAAAGAAGTATTAGAGATTCGTCAAAAAACAGCCTTTGTTTTTCAAAATTATAATCTATTTGCCAATAAAACAGCTATTGAAAATATCTTAGAAGGATTAGTGATTGCAAGGAAAATTCCAAAAGCTGAAGCCTTAGAAATTGCGGAAAAAGCCCTAGCGAAGGTTGGTTTATCGGACAAACGAGATAGCTATCCGAGTCAGCTTTCAGGTGGGCAGCAGCAACGGATAGGTATTGCGCGTGCTATTGCGGTAAAACCACATGTCATCCTGTTTGATGAGCCAACTTCTGCGTTAGACCCAGAGTTAATTGGTGACGTCTTGTCGGTCATGAAAGAATTGGCACAGGAAGGGATTACGATGGTAGTGGTTACGCATGAAATGAGTTTTGCTAGAGATGTCGCCAATCACGTCATCTTTATGGAAGGAGGCCATATTATCGAAGAGGGCGAGCCCAAACAGTTTTTTGCTCGACCGAAAGAAGAACGAACCAAGCAATTTTTAACAAGAATCATACCAGAATTAAATATTGACCCAGTCATCTAA
- a CDS encoding amino acid ABC transporter permease — MDIQYIISTYLKTLAGVPVTLGIMLVSIILSFFPALFLALGRHYKVKGVTSFSIIYLAFIRSTPQILLILFFYSLFPSLLNNLFKGTGINVFNIPPIAYAFVIFSLMTIGSLSEIIRSAILTVDKGQLEAAQAIGLTNSQAYIRIVFPQALRSALPNLCNLVINLVKGTSLVFVMTVKDITAIAKVEAAYGYQYFESYLVIFLMYILICGLIQFLFNKLENYV, encoded by the coding sequence ATGGATATTCAATACATCATTTCTACGTATTTGAAGACGCTTGCAGGTGTTCCAGTCACTCTGGGAATCATGCTTGTTTCCATTATACTTAGTTTCTTTCCGGCTCTTTTTTTAGCTTTGGGACGTCACTATAAGGTTAAAGGGGTAACTAGTTTTTCAATTATTTATCTTGCATTTATTCGCTCAACACCACAAATATTATTGATATTATTTTTTTACAGTCTTTTTCCAAGTTTACTGAACAATCTTTTCAAGGGAACTGGGATTAATGTATTTAATATTCCTCCTATAGCATATGCGTTTGTCATATTTAGTCTTATGACCATTGGAAGCCTATCAGAAATAATTCGCTCAGCCATTCTAACAGTTGATAAAGGTCAATTAGAGGCTGCTCAAGCCATTGGATTAACAAACAGTCAAGCCTACATTCGGATTGTTTTTCCTCAAGCTTTACGCTCAGCCCTTCCAAATTTATGTAATTTAGTCATCAATCTTGTGAAAGGAACGTCGTTGGTTTTTGTCATGACGGTAAAAGATATTACAGCTATCGCAAAAGTAGAGGCAGCTTATGGTTATCAATATTTTGAATCGTATCTTGTCATTTTCTTAATGTATATTCTCATTTGTGGCCTCATTCAATTTCTATTTAACAAACTTGAAAATTATGTATAA
- the yabA gene encoding DNA replication initiation control protein YabA, which yields MDKKELFDALDDFSQNLLTTLADVDAIKKHLQSVIDENTRLRLENSKLRERLEKEDKIGHKPSNFGKENLENIYEDGFHICTYEYGKRRDNDEPCMFCIELLNRD from the coding sequence ATGGATAAAAAAGAACTATTTGATGCACTTGATGATTTTTCACAAAATTTATTGACAACCTTGGCTGATGTGGACGCCATTAAAAAACATCTTCAAAGTGTTATTGATGAAAATACACGATTACGCTTGGAAAATTCTAAGTTGCGTGAGCGTTTGGAGAAAGAAGATAAGATAGGACACAAGCCTTCAAACTTTGGTAAGGAGAATTTGGAGAATATCTATGAGGATGGTTTCCATATCTGTACGTATGAATACGGCAAACGTAGAGATAACGATGAGCCATGTATGTTCTGTATTGAATTATTGAATCGAGATTAG
- a CDS encoding 3-phosphoserine/phosphohydroxythreonine transaminase, with product MTIYNFSAGPAVLPKPVLERAQAEFLDYNGSGMSVLEMSHRSKDFDNIIKSAEATLRELMAIPDNYKVIFLQGGASLEFTMIPLNFAQGKKAYYLAGGSWGKKAYTEAVKLSKTIAFEPILLGSTEDITYAELPTFDKHDIDPSAAYVHLTTNNTIEGTAVYDIPDTNGVPVIADMSSNILAARYNVEDFAMIYAGAQKNIGPAGVTVVIVREDFLNDQPMLSSMLDYRIQAENESLYNTPPAYSIYISKLVFDWVKEIGGVDEMEKINREKSGLLYDYIDQSDFYTNPVRKKEERSVSNIPFVSPSEELDAKFVKEATAVGFKNIKGHRSVGGMRASLYNAFPRQGVVDLIEFMKKFAAENA from the coding sequence ATGACAATCTACAACTTTTCTGCAGGTCCTGCAGTATTGCCAAAACCAGTACTTGAACGCGCCCAAGCTGAATTCTTGGACTACAATGGTTCGGGAATGAGTGTTTTGGAGATGTCGCATCGCTCCAAGGACTTTGATAATATTATAAAGAGTGCTGAGGCAACACTTCGTGAATTGATGGCGATTCCTGATAACTATAAAGTTATTTTCTTGCAAGGGGGAGCATCATTAGAATTCACAATGATTCCGCTCAACTTCGCTCAAGGCAAAAAAGCTTACTATCTTGCAGGTGGTTCATGGGGGAAAAAAGCGTATACAGAGGCAGTGAAGTTGTCTAAAACTATTGCCTTTGAACCAATTTTGCTTGGTTCAACTGAAGATATTACCTATGCAGAATTGCCAACTTTCGATAAACATGATATTGATCCAAGTGCAGCCTATGTGCATTTGACAACAAATAACACTATTGAAGGAACAGCAGTATATGATATTCCTGACACCAATGGTGTGCCAGTGATTGCTGACATGTCTTCAAATATTTTAGCAGCTCGCTATAATGTTGAAGATTTTGCCATGATTTATGCTGGTGCCCAAAAGAATATTGGCCCTGCAGGTGTGACTGTGGTGATTGTTCGTGAGGATTTCCTCAATGATCAGCCAATGCTTTCAAGCATGTTGGACTACCGTATTCAAGCTGAAAATGAGTCTCTATATAATACCCCGCCAGCATACTCTATCTATATTTCTAAACTTGTCTTTGATTGGGTGAAAGAAATTGGTGGTGTTGATGAGATGGAAAAAATCAACCGTGAAAAATCTGGTTTGCTTTATGACTATATCGACCAGTCTGATTTCTACACAAATCCTGTTCGCAAAAAAGAAGAGCGATCAGTATCCAATATTCCTTTTGTTTCACCAAGCGAAGAATTGGATGCAAAATTTGTCAAAGAAGCAACTGCAGTTGGATTTAAGAATATCAAAGGTCACCGTTCAGTTGGCGGAATGCGGGCATCATTATACAATGCCTTCCCACGTCAAGGAGTGGTTGATTTAATCGAATTCATGAAGAAATTTGCTGCGGAGAATGCTTAA
- a CDS encoding dTMP kinase, with protein sequence MKQGMFITFEGPDGAGKTTVLRELLPALQELGPEVVTTREPGGVAIAEEIRNIILNPANTEMDDKTELLLFIAARRQHLKEKILPPLAQGKLLLIDRFIDSSIAYQGFGRGLNVADINWLNQFATDGLKPDLTLYFDIDTEEGLARIARNADRDVDRLDMEKADMHRRVRQGYLSLLEQEPERFVKIDASQPLEAVVADALAVIKKRFSERV encoded by the coding sequence GTGAAACAAGGAATGTTTATTACATTTGAAGGTCCGGATGGAGCTGGTAAGACTACGGTATTACGTGAATTATTACCAGCTTTACAAGAGCTGGGACCTGAAGTGGTGACAACTAGAGAGCCAGGAGGTGTAGCCATTGCAGAGGAGATTCGTAATATCATTCTCAATCCTGCAAATACCGAAATGGATGACAAAACGGAGCTGTTATTGTTTATTGCAGCTCGACGTCAGCATTTAAAAGAGAAGATATTGCCACCATTGGCTCAAGGAAAATTACTATTGATTGACCGTTTTATCGATTCTTCAATTGCATATCAAGGTTTTGGTCGTGGTCTCAATGTGGCTGATATCAACTGGCTCAATCAATTTGCGACTGATGGATTAAAACCTGATTTGACCCTTTATTTTGATATTGATACAGAAGAAGGATTGGCACGAATTGCCCGCAATGCGGATCGTGATGTGGACCGCTTAGATATGGAAAAGGCAGATATGCATCGTCGGGTACGTCAAGGCTATCTCAGCTTATTGGAACAAGAACCTGAGCGATTTGTAAAAATTGATGCCAGTCAACCGTTGGAAGCAGTCGTTGCGGATGCTCTGGCGGTCATTAAGAAACGGTTTTCGGAAAGAGTATGA
- a CDS encoding DNA polymerase III subunit delta' — protein sequence MNIQELKDLQPLVYQQFVTILQQGRLAHAYLFSGDFASFEMALFLSQALFCQEKVGVHPCGKCRSCRLIESNDFSDVTIVAPQGNFIKTDTIRELVKNFSQSGFESSQQVFIIRDAEKMHVNAANSLLKVIEEPQSTIHIFLLTNQEEAVLPTIKSRTQIISFPQNLPYLERFLEEEGLLKTQASLIARLVSSQEEAKRLATNKSFIDLLDQAKKFTELLLTDSNRAYLQVGVLVPLAVEKAEQGRLFDVLSLLLAERLTEMIAREKMDGVLKAKKMWQANVSLQNCLEYLTM from the coding sequence ATGAATATTCAGGAACTAAAAGATCTTCAACCACTGGTTTATCAGCAATTTGTCACGATTCTACAACAAGGTCGTTTGGCACATGCTTATCTATTTTCAGGTGATTTTGCGAGCTTTGAAATGGCCCTTTTTCTAAGTCAAGCTTTGTTTTGCCAAGAAAAAGTTGGTGTCCATCCTTGTGGAAAGTGTCGCTCTTGTCGGTTGATTGAATCAAATGACTTTTCGGATGTGACCATTGTGGCGCCCCAAGGTAATTTCATTAAAACAGATACGATACGGGAGTTGGTCAAGAACTTCTCTCAGTCTGGTTTTGAATCTAGCCAGCAAGTATTTATCATACGTGATGCTGAGAAAATGCATGTGAATGCTGCAAATTCTCTGCTCAAAGTTATTGAAGAGCCTCAGTCGACGATCCATATTTTTCTTTTGACCAATCAAGAAGAAGCTGTTTTACCAACCATAAAGAGTCGTACTCAAATTATCTCATTTCCCCAAAATCTTCCATATTTAGAGAGATTTCTAGAGGAAGAAGGCTTATTGAAAACACAAGCGAGTCTTATCGCACGGCTGGTTTCTAGTCAAGAGGAGGCCAAAAGACTGGCTACAAACAAATCGTTTATTGACTTGCTGGATCAAGCGAAAAAGTTTACAGAATTGCTTTTAACTGATTCTAACCGCGCTTATTTACAAGTAGGAGTGCTGGTTCCTTTAGCGGTGGAAAAAGCAGAGCAGGGGCGCTTGTTTGATGTGTTGAGCTTGTTACTTGCAGAAAGATTAACAGAGATGATAGCTCGTGAAAAAATGGACGGAGTCCTGAAAGCCAAGAAAATGTGGCAGGCAAATGTCAGTCTGCAAAACTGTTTAGAATACCTTACCATGTAA
- a CDS encoding amino acid ABC transporter permease: MVSYDLSYVFKFLPEILYALPLTLWILIVTIVIGSLLGALLAWGQLYGDEVIVSISKGYVFVLRCTPPIVLLFMVFYGLPEFLEWWLGLDVNGWSRTVFVITAMTLLYAATISEVFKSAYLAVPNGQMEAGLSIGLTEFQTFQRILLPQAFRFALPNISNAILNLLKDTALAYTIGLADIMGAGNLLIGRNLGNYSLETYTAVAVVYWTLALLLALGNQFLENALETDR, encoded by the coding sequence ATGGTTTCGTATGACTTATCTTATGTTTTTAAATTTCTGCCTGAAATTCTTTATGCACTTCCATTAACACTATGGATATTAATCGTAACAATTGTGATTGGAAGTTTATTGGGTGCACTTTTAGCATGGGGACAGTTATATGGAGATGAGGTGATTGTCTCCATCTCCAAAGGCTATGTTTTTGTATTGAGATGTACACCACCCATTGTATTACTATTCATGGTATTTTATGGTTTACCAGAGTTCTTAGAATGGTGGTTAGGTTTAGATGTGAACGGATGGTCACGTACAGTTTTTGTCATAACTGCTATGACACTCTTATATGCTGCCACGATCTCGGAGGTATTTAAATCAGCATACCTAGCTGTACCGAATGGACAGATGGAAGCAGGTTTAAGTATCGGTCTGACAGAATTTCAAACTTTTCAGAGAATTTTACTGCCACAAGCTTTCCGTTTTGCTCTTCCAAATATCAGTAATGCGATTTTGAATTTATTAAAAGATACAGCTTTAGCCTATACAATTGGATTGGCAGATATCATGGGGGCAGGAAATCTCTTGATTGGACGAAATTTAGGAAACTATTCCTTAGAAACCTATACAGCAGTAGCCGTGGTATATTGGACTTTAGCATTACTTTTAGCACTTGGTAATCAATTCCTTGAAAATGCTTTGGAAACAGATAGATAG
- a CDS encoding LysR family transcriptional regulator → MNLQQCRYVEAVARAGSFSQAAKELFVTQPNLSSSIKVLESQLGVQLFLRSNKGVRLTEEGHDFLKYAKRILGELSLLEHRYNSTFKKSFTVASHHYDFLSIPLARMAEQYKEDYQDFQLIETTTKRIIESVANFESDVGIIFINQENKDILERSIQNQDLEFTSLGDFPTRVFLGKQHPLAQLSEISEEDLVGYQQVRFRQDKSGITFDEDPLEIHKNQTIIYSNDRGTVMNLLCASNAYASGLGIVNSFIKEQIVLIPLKNSPTHTLGYVTNKKKNITDITFSFIDEIKLSLTPHTTA, encoded by the coding sequence ATGAATTTACAACAATGTCGGTATGTTGAAGCAGTGGCACGAGCAGGTTCTTTTAGCCAAGCAGCAAAAGAACTGTTTGTGACTCAACCAAATCTGTCAAGCTCTATCAAAGTTTTAGAGAGTCAACTTGGGGTTCAACTATTTTTGAGGTCCAATAAAGGAGTTCGCCTCACTGAGGAGGGACATGATTTTCTAAAGTATGCTAAAAGGATTTTAGGCGAGCTCAGCCTACTTGAACACCGGTATAATAGTACTTTTAAGAAGAGTTTTACCGTTGCATCTCATCATTATGATTTTTTATCCATCCCTTTGGCCAGAATGGCAGAGCAGTATAAAGAGGACTATCAAGATTTTCAATTAATTGAAACTACTACAAAACGTATCATAGAGAGTGTTGCAAATTTCGAATCAGATGTAGGAATTATCTTTATCAATCAAGAGAATAAAGATATTCTAGAGCGGTCCATCCAAAATCAAGATTTAGAATTTACATCATTAGGAGATTTTCCTACACGTGTGTTTTTAGGGAAACAGCACCCGCTAGCTCAACTATCTGAAATATCTGAGGAAGATTTAGTTGGCTATCAGCAAGTACGATTCCGACAGGATAAATCGGGCATCACTTTTGATGAAGATCCTCTTGAAATCCATAAAAATCAAACAATCATTTATAGTAATGACAGAGGTACTGTAATGAATCTACTATGTGCAAGCAATGCCTATGCCTCGGGTCTCGGAATTGTAAATAGTTTTATCAAAGAACAAATTGTCCTCATACCTTTAAAGAATAGTCCAACCCATACTTTGGGTTACGTGACAAATAAAAAGAAGAATATCACAGATATTACTTTCTCTTTTATTGATGAAATTAAGCTGAGTTTGACACCACATACAACTGCATAA
- the rsmI gene encoding 16S rRNA (cytidine(1402)-2'-O)-methyltransferase: protein MKLQKSFKGQSPFGSLYLVPTPIGNLQDMTFRAIQTLKEVDVIASEDTRNTGLLLKHFEIDTKQTSFHEHNAHDKIPVLLDWLKSGQSIAQVSDAGLPSISDPGHDLVRAAIEENIPVISLPGASAGITALIASGLAPQPHIFYGFLPRKAGQQKEFFQEKRAYPETQIFYESPYRVADTLENMLSVYGDRQATIVRELTKLFEEYQRGSISELLAYLEENPLKGECMIIVAGAGEEDRPSAEEVDLKAEVEKEIAGGRKPNQAIKEVAKRYQLKKQEVYDIYHGLG, encoded by the coding sequence ATGAAACTACAAAAATCATTTAAGGGTCAGTCGCCCTTCGGGAGCCTCTATCTGGTCCCCACTCCGATTGGAAACTTGCAGGATATGACCTTTAGAGCCATTCAGACCTTGAAAGAAGTTGATGTCATTGCATCGGAAGATACCAGGAACACAGGTTTACTTCTCAAACATTTTGAGATTGATACCAAGCAGACCTCCTTTCATGAACACAATGCTCATGATAAAATTCCTGTCTTGCTCGATTGGCTCAAATCTGGTCAATCAATTGCTCAAGTATCTGACGCTGGCTTGCCTTCCATATCAGATCCTGGTCACGATTTAGTGCGTGCAGCAATTGAAGAAAATATTCCTGTGATTTCCCTACCAGGTGCTTCTGCAGGGATTACAGCTCTCATCGCATCTGGATTAGCCCCACAACCACATATTTTCTATGGTTTTTTACCGAGGAAAGCAGGACAACAAAAGGAATTTTTTCAAGAAAAAAGAGCCTATCCAGAGACTCAGATTTTCTATGAATCGCCTTACCGTGTGGCTGATACCTTGGAAAATATGTTGTCGGTTTATGGTGATCGTCAGGCTACGATTGTTCGGGAGTTAACCAAGCTGTTTGAAGAATACCAAAGAGGTTCAATCTCAGAACTCCTCGCGTATCTTGAAGAAAACCCGCTTAAGGGAGAATGCATGATAATTGTAGCAGGAGCTGGTGAAGAAGACCGCCCATCAGCTGAAGAAGTGGATTTAAAAGCTGAGGTAGAAAAGGAAATTGCAGGTGGTCGGAAACCCAATCAGGCCATCAAAGAAGTAGCCAAACGTTACCAACTAAAAAAACAAGAAGTATACGATATCTATCATGGACTAGGCTGA
- a CDS encoding uroporphyrinogen decarboxylase → MTNKRELVLKAFKGEEVDRVPVGFWYHFASENEFFKGFNQPEIFSKNVAGHKKFVEDVNPDFVKIMSDGFFSYPNPLIKEGIASIKELATIESIGENHPWFDQQVELVKQVRSNFTEDIVSVYNIFAPLTHLKWQVSNKTDGGDEQVASFLKEDPETLREVLKVIAHDIATLARKVITEAGADGIYYSAQNIQSETIESQDYISYISESDLIVLEAADSVGGNNILHICGYEGARNDVTVFTDYPVQVVNWAVKPEGISLKDGQRLFSGKTVLGGFENTKNSLLYTGSKEEIQAEAKRLIAENGKQGIIIGADCTIPGDISSERIEWVREAVAQA, encoded by the coding sequence ATGACAAATAAGCGAGAATTAGTTTTAAAAGCTTTTAAAGGTGAAGAGGTTGATCGAGTACCTGTTGGATTTTGGTACCACTTTGCCAGTGAAAATGAATTTTTTAAAGGTTTTAATCAACCAGAAATTTTTTCAAAAAATGTTGCTGGACATAAAAAATTTGTGGAGGATGTCAATCCTGATTTTGTAAAGATTATGAGCGATGGTTTCTTTTCTTATCCAAATCCATTAATAAAAGAAGGAATTGCTTCCATCAAAGAATTAGCGACGATTGAATCAATTGGAGAGAATCATCCGTGGTTCGATCAGCAAGTGGAATTGGTGAAGCAGGTACGTTCAAATTTTACAGAGGATATTGTTTCTGTTTATAATATTTTTGCACCATTAACTCATTTGAAGTGGCAAGTTTCCAATAAAACTGACGGTGGTGATGAGCAAGTAGCTTCTTTTTTGAAAGAGGATCCTGAGACATTAAGAGAAGTATTGAAAGTGATTGCACATGACATTGCAACTCTGGCGAGAAAAGTTATAACGGAAGCGGGTGCAGATGGTATTTACTACAGTGCACAAAATATTCAATCAGAGACTATTGAAAGTCAAGATTACATCAGCTATATTTCTGAAAGTGATTTAATTGTACTTGAGGCGGCAGATAGTGTTGGTGGAAATAATATTCTTCATATTTGTGGGTATGAGGGGGCAAGAAATGATGTGACGGTCTTTACTGATTATCCAGTACAGGTGGTGAACTGGGCGGTTAAACCAGAAGGAATTTCACTGAAAGATGGGCAACGATTATTCAGTGGAAAAACCGTTTTAGGTGGCTTTGAAAATACCAAAAATAGCTTACTCTATACAGGAAGTAAAGAGGAGATCCAGGCAGAAGCCAAGCGATTAATAGCGGAGAATGGGAAACAGGGTATCATAATTGGAGCAGATTGTACCATTCCAGGTGATATTAGCTCAGAGAGGATTGAATGGGTGCGTGAAGCTGTAGCTCAAGCATAA
- a CDS encoding YitT family protein, with protein sequence MLRFRNILLIVFGAGLFAFGLNYLIMPNHLFEGGATGLSLIVYYLFKVQPWVMNIVINIPLFIIGWKILGRKTLYLSILGTLSVTVWLALFEKVPFAIDLHEDLILVSILGGLLIGIGLGIIFRSGGTTGGSDIVARIGHKYLPYSIGQIIFAIDTIVLTLIVLIFQDIRLVLYTLMMVGIASKMIDMVADGGYGSKGVMIVSEKSEELAQAIDQKIERGITFIKAQGFYSKTNINMIYSVIYKSQLQEMKELIHQIDPHAFITITDAHEVLGEGFTLDKNKQPLQRD encoded by the coding sequence ATGCTACGTTTCAGAAATATTCTGTTGATTGTATTCGGTGCTGGTTTATTTGCCTTTGGTTTGAACTATCTGATCATGCCTAACCATTTATTTGAAGGCGGTGCGACAGGATTAAGTTTGATTGTTTACTATCTTTTTAAGGTACAGCCTTGGGTAATGAACATTGTCATCAATATACCCTTATTCATCATTGGTTGGAAAATTCTGGGACGAAAAACACTCTATCTGAGCATTCTTGGAACCCTTAGTGTAACCGTTTGGTTAGCCTTATTTGAAAAGGTTCCATTTGCAATTGATTTACACGAAGACCTAATCCTTGTAAGCATCCTTGGGGGATTGCTCATTGGAATTGGTCTGGGCATTATTTTCCGCTCTGGTGGGACAACTGGTGGTAGTGATATTGTTGCACGTATTGGTCACAAATACCTCCCCTATTCTATTGGCCAAATTATTTTCGCAATTGATACCATTGTGTTAACATTGATTGTCCTTATTTTCCAAGATATTCGTCTGGTATTATACACACTTATGATGGTTGGTATCGCTTCTAAAATGATAGACATGGTAGCAGATGGTGGATATGGTAGCAAGGGTGTTATGATTGTTTCTGAGAAATCAGAAGAGCTTGCGCAAGCGATTGACCAAAAAATCGAACGTGGTATCACCTTCATAAAGGCGCAAGGCTTTTATAGCAAAACCAATATCAATATGATTTATTCTGTAATCTATAAAAGTCAGTTACAAGAAATGAAAGAGCTGATTCATCAAATAGATCCGCATGCCTTTATCACCATTACTGACGCACATGAGGTACTTGGCGAAGGGTTTACTTTAGATAAGAATAAACAACCTTTGCAACGTGATTAA